One stretch of Monomorium pharaonis isolate MP-MQ-018 chromosome 10, ASM1337386v2, whole genome shotgun sequence DNA includes these proteins:
- the LOC118647483 gene encoding uncharacterized protein LOC118647483: protein MTIDILDIGGEPIFDERIVRIETHTYNPYANATLGYSDEIRIPIQQQDLYTLPCESFLYVEGIFTDDKRKSRLTSNCVAFMFDEIRYELNGVEIDRNRNVGTTSTIKNYVTLTSRDKDVLQNAGWGRPVVSADGFFNFSVPLRILLGFCEDYQRIVINARHELILIRARNDNNCIVAEDTSIEPKVVLSKVQWRMPHVMLNDVNKLSLLRTLESGRFLSVGFRSWDLYEFPLLQSTTKHSWAVKTAAQVEKPRYVIFALQTERRNILPKDVSVFDHCNLTNVKLYLNSDFYPYDDMNLDMKQYKIAVLYDMFAKFQKVYYGRDVEEAYLNVVDFMNYGPFVVIDCSRQNEAIKSVTVDVRIEFECKENVPANTTAYCLIIHDRIIEYSPLTNILRKIV from the coding sequence ATGACGATTGACATACTCGACATCGGTGGTGAGCCGATTTTCGACGAGCGTATCGTCAGGATCGAGACTCACACGTACAATCCGTACGCCAACGCGACGTTGGGATACAGCGACGAGATACGTATACCTATTCAACAACAAGACCTGTACACTCTGCCGTGCGAGAGCTTTCTCTACGTCGAGGGGATATTTACGGACGATAAGCGTAAGTCGAGACTGACGAGCAATTGTGTCGCTTTTATGTTCGACGAAATTCGTTACGAGTTAAACGGTGTGGAGATCGACAGAAACAGAAACGTGGGAACGACCAGCACGATCAAAAATTACGTAACTTTAACGTCGAGAGATAAGGATGTATTACAGAACGCCGGATGGGGCAGACCGGTAGTTTCCGCGGAcggttttttcaatttttcagttCCTTTAAGGATACTCCTGGGTTTTTGCGAGGATTATCAACGCATAGTGATAAACGCGCGACACGAACTTATCttaatacgcgcgcgcaaCGACAACAATTGCATCGTGGCGGAAGATACTTCCATCGAGCCTAAAGTCGTTCTGTCTAAGGTTCAATGGCGAATGCCTCACGTGATGTTGAACGACGTTAACAAATTATCGCTATTACGAACGCTGGAGAGCGGTCGATTCCTAAGCGTTGGATTTCGTTCGTGGGACCTGTATGAATTTCCTCTATTGCAGAGCACTACTAAACACTCGTGGGCCGTCAAGACAGCGGCGCAAGTGGAAAAACCGCGATACGTTATCTTCGCTTTGCAGACCGAGAGAAGAAACATTCTTCCGAAAGACGTATCTGTATTCGATCATTGCAATCTCACTAACGTAAAACTCTACCTGAATTCGGATTTTTATCCCTACGATGACATGAATTTAGATATGAAGCAATACAAAATTGCGGTACTATACGACATGTTTGCGAAATTTCAAAAGGTATACTACGGACGCGACGTCGAGGAGGCCTATCTAAATGTAGTAGATTTTATGAATTACGGTCCATTCGTGGTGATCGATTGCTCTCGTCAAAACGAGGCGATAAAGAGCGTCACGGTAGACGTTCGTATAGAATTCGAATGCAAGGAAAACGTTCCGGCTAACACAACGGCGTACTGTCTGATTATTCACGATCGCATCATCGAGTACAGCCCCCTGACTAATATTCTGCGAAAAATTGTGTAA
- the LOC105840724 gene encoding 72 kDa type IV collagenase-like, which translates to MRAARLVIAISVVCALADENEQIVRENTEFAINYLQKYGYLAEEMQSFETIGEHRILQDSISLFQEYYKLPITGEASNETLDQMRRPRCGQPDIMQQNANAIGNKWPQRVITWNFQLATKPMLEAARAAFALWQAASSLTFKRNISDPNILISWRDGNHMMLDRRNGNLCPSPLDGRGGVLAHAIYPTGHAGYTSEIHLDSKEHWYIYLDQTPSNSDSLLYVLTHEIGHSLGLQHDPHTDSIMYAYTTHYSHPIKLSDEDILNIQNLYGNSTAEKSPNRPISPPKLPVPTPKDIPNDLCEINRIDAILLLKKRMYIASGKYVWLIRLDDRKYNQPMALSTYLKFLPPNHARVSASYQTPSGDIMLFADNTIYKVNYPSFSLDTNWPKTFSQFGLPADATINAAINTNRGRSYVIYDEYMIGEVDDYNGNIVKYHTIQTIFPGIPPNVTLTFRYLDGNLYFVSQQRQIYKFNEFTENVISASEFDVQTLGINCPRHGLLQQLRDLLHKFTRNTETLTRERDGNLF; encoded by the coding sequence ATGCGCGCCGCCCGTCTCGTGATCGCGATCTCCGTCGTCTGTGCCCTTGCGGACGAAAACGAACAGATCGTTAGGGAAAACACCGAATTCGCGATTAATTATCTGCAGAAGTATGGATATCTCGCCGAGGAGATGCAATCGTTCGAGACCATTGGCGAGCATCGGATTCTCCAAGACTCTATCAGCCTTTTTCaggaatattataaattacccATTACCGGCGAGGCGAGCAACGAAACCCTAGATCAAATGCGTAGACCGCGATGTGGACAGCCGGACATTATGCAACAAAATGCGAATGCCATCGGAAATAAGTGGCCGCAAAGGGTAATCACGTGGAATTTTCAATTAGCAACAAAACCAATGTTGGAAGCCGCCCGGGCAGCTTTTGCCCTGTGGCAAGCTGCATCGTCGTTGACATTCAAACGAAATATATCAgatccaaatattttaatatcatggcGCGACGGTAATCACATGATGCTCGATCGTCGAAACGGTAACTTGTGCCCCTCTCCATTGGATGGTCGGGGAGGGGTACTCGCACACGCCATTTATCCAACGGGGCACGCGGGTTATACCTCCGAGATTCATCTCGACAGTAAGGAACATTGGTATATCTATCTAGATCAGACTCCGTCGAATTCCGACAGCCTATTATACGTGCTGACGCACGAGATCGGTCACTCCTTGGGATTGCAACACGATCCGCACACGGATTCCATCATGTACGCCTACACGACGCACTATTCCCATCCTATTAAACTGAGCGACGAGGATATTCTCAATATTCAAAATCTCTACGGTAACTCGACCGCCGAAAAATCGCCGAATAGACCGATATCCCCGCCAAAACTTCCGGTACCAACGCCAAAGGATATTCCAAACGATCTGTGCGAAATAAACCGCATCGACGCGATATTACTGTTGAAAAAACGAATGTATATCGCGAGCGGAAAATACGTATGGTTGATAAGACTGGACGATAGGAAATATAACCAACCGATGGCGCTTTCtacttatttgaaatttctaCCTCCGAATCATGCGCGCGTTTCAGCCTCGTATCAGACTCCGTCCGGCGACATAATGCTATTCGCGGATAATACTATTTACAAGGTGAATTATCCGAGCTTCTCGTTGGATACCAATTGGCCGAAAACATTTTCGCAATTCGGATTGCCCGCAGACGCGACGATAAACGCCGCGATAAACACGAATCGAGGACGCTCCTACGTAATATACGACGAATACATGATCGGTGAGGTGGACGACTATAACGGAAACATCGTTAAGTATCATACTATTCAAACGATCTTTCCGGGAATACCGCCGAATGTTACGTTGACCTTCCGATACCTCGACGGTAACCTTTACTTCGTGTCGCAACAACGACAGATTTACAAATTCAACGAATTTACGGAAAACGTAATCTCGGCGAGTGAATTCGACGTGCAAACGCTCGGCATAAATTGCCCGCGACACGGATTACTGCAACAATTGCGCGACCTCTTGCACAAGTTCACGCGAAATACCGAAACGTTGACGAGAGAGAGGGATGGCAATTTATTTTAG